In Sphingobacterium sp. R2, the genomic stretch CCGATACAGGCAGATCACCCTCATTTAACGCATCAACTTCAACTTTCATATCTTGGCGTGAAATTGCTTTTTCGAAAACTTCCAGCGCTTTTTTAGATTCTTCTTCCGAAAGAGCCAGTTCGACCTTTTCATCTTTCTGAATCAATTTATCGATAACGTCAGCATCTACGCGTTTCAGTTGCACCTTTTCACCACCCTTTTCCTCCAAATAAGCCGCAAAGTGCGTATCTAGTGGACCATCGAGTGTCAATACATCATAACCTTTGTTTAATGCAGTTTGGATAAATCCATCTTGTTGAGCAGCATCATGCGTATATAAGTAGATAATGTTTCCATCTTTATCTACTTGGATATCTTTGACTTTTTCGTAATACTCTTTGATGGTGAAACTTTCGTTTTTCGTATTTTTTACCAAACAGAAGTCATTTGCTTTTTCAGCAAATTTCTCATCGCTTAGCATACCATATTTGATAAATAAGCCGATATCCGTCCATTTCTCCTCAAAGCCTTTGCGGTCAGTCTTAAATATTTCGTTCAATTTGTCAGCCACCTTTTTGGTGATGTAACTATTGATTTTCTTAACGTTGCTGTCCGCCTGCAAAAATGAACGGGAAACGTTCAATGGAATGTCTGGAGAATCGATTACACCGTGAAGTAACATCAAGAACTCTGGAACAATATCTTTCACTTCGTCGGTAATGAACACTTGTCTCGAGTAAAGTTTGATTTTATTACGCTGGATCTCAAGTTCATTTTTAACTTTAGGAAAGTAAAGGATACCGGTCAGGTTGAATGGATAATCTACGTTGAGGTGAATCCAAAACAAAGGCTCATCCATAGAGTAAGGATATAACTCGCGGTAGAATGCCAAATAATCTTCATCTTTTAATTCAGACGGTGACTTTGTCCATGCTGGAGAAGTATTATTGATAATATTGTCTACCTCTACAGATTTGTATTTTGGTTTTCCTTCCTCGTCTTCACCATCCGGCTCAGAATTTGTTTTTGTACCAAAACGGATTGGAACGGGAAGAAATTTAGCATACTTATCTAAAATACTCTGTAAACGTGCCTGACTTAAAAATTCAGTGGACTCTTCGTTAATATGTAGAATGACATCAGTACCACGTGTGGTTCTTGTGCCTGTAGAAATTTCGTAAGATGTACTACCATCACAAGTCCAATGGGCTGGTTCTGCTCCATCCTGATAGGATAAGGATTCGATTTCCACCGTATCGGCCACCATAAATGCGGAATAGAAGCCTAAACCAAAACGGCCAATGATTTCATTTGCATCATTTGCTTCTTTGAATTTTTCCATAAACTCTGTCGCTCCGGAGAAAGCGATCTGGTTGATGTATTTTTTTATTTCCTCTGCTGTCATACCAATACCATTGTCGGAAATAGTGATGGTTTTGGCAGCTTCATCAAATTTTACGTCTACAATCAATTCACCTGTTTCACCTTGATATTGACCTAAAGAAGCCAGGCGTTTGATTTTTTGAGAAGCATCAACGGCATTAGATACCAGTTCACGCAAGAAAATTTCATTATCGGAATATAAGAACTTTTTGATTACGGGAAATATGTTCTCCGTGTGAATTGAAATACTACCTTTTTCTGGATTCATAATTTTTATGTCGCTATTTTTTAAATTTATGATTTGTTTACAACATACAATCTATGTTCCAAATACCTCCTATAAGACATGATGGCAGAAAACGTCCTATTTTGTCATAAGTGCGTGTATTTCGTTAAAAGGATCTTATAGTAGGCTGTCAGCAATCGAAAGCCTCTTAGCCTAATTCAAACTAGGGCTCTGCGGAAAGTTGGCAACATGTGCATATTTGGGGCCAAGTCCAATAATGGCATCTTTCCATAGCAATTCACCGTTCCCTTCAAAAATAAGCTGATGGTGGTATTTGTTCTGTACAGCCCAGCTATTTTCTTTAATTTCAGCCTCAAGCTGACCTGCAGACCATCCCGAATAGCCGATAAAGAATTTTAATTCGTCAGCTTTTATGCTATCCGTCTGGATGGCTTCGATAAGCTTCTCTTCATCGCCACCAAAATAGATCCCAGGAGCAACTTCTTCGCCACTCAGCAATAAATCAAAACGGTTATGTACAAAAAAGAGGCTTTCCTGAGCGACGGGGCCACCCACATAGATGGGGAAATTGCAATCCGGTATAGATTCCAATAATTGGCCAATGCGAACATGGGTTTGATTATTTAGAACAAACCCGAGCGATCCTTCCGTATGATATTCACATAGCAATATCACGGATCTGAGGAATCTAGGGTCTAACATAAACGGTTCGGAAATTAGTAAACTTCCTTTTTGAGGATCAAGTTCGGTAAACATATAGCGCGTATTTTAATGAGTTGTTGATCTAATGTTTTTTAATTAGCACTATGCGAGATTTGTGCCAAAATTGGGATTTTGTCAATTTCTACTAACTTTATAGAGAAAAAGCAATGATTTTAGTAAGTTTGTAGGACATAAAAATAGGTTTCTATGTCCATTCAACATAAAGATATTGCAGCAATCAGACAGGATTACGTATTAGGTAGCCTATCTGAATCGGATGTGGATCGAGATCCAGTCCACCAGTTTAAAAAATGGTTTGATGCGGCTATCCACAGCGAGGTGAACGAACCCAATGCTATGGTGCTTTCAACCGTATCTTCCCATCATTTGCCGTCCTCGCGAGTTGTTCTATTGAAGGATATTGTCGCAGAAGGTTTAGTCTTTTTTACAAATTATGAGAGTCGTAAAGGGGAGGAGATGAAAGCTAATCCGCATGCTGCATTATTGTTTTTCTGGCCTGAACTGCAACGGCAGGTCCGGATCGAAGGCGTTATTGATTTTGTAAGTGGGGCCGATTCGGATGAATATTTTCAATCACGACCTAAAGGAAGCCGTATCGGTGCACTGGCTTCCCCGCAGAGCCACGAAATTCCAAACCGCAGTTTTTTGGAAAACAAGGTGGAAGAACTCGAACGCCAATATAATGGAAGTGACGCTGTACCTAGACCATCACATTGGGGTGGCTATCTGCTGAAACCGATTTATTTCGAGTTCTGGCAGGGACGTGCAAGCCGGCTGCATGATCGTATCGTTTACAAAAAAGTGTCCGACTCCTGGACGATTACGCGTATAGCCCCATAAATATGACATTTGACGAAATTAAATCGACGCTTGTTTCCCGATTTGGAACCCAAATTATTGTTAATGAAGATCGCAATGGGCTGCAGCCAGCATTATTTGTTGATAAGGAGGATATCGTAGCCGTCTGTTTATTCCTGCGGGATACGGAGGGGCTGTATTTTGATTTTTTGAGCAATCTTACTGCGGTGGACTATCAAACGCATTTTACCGTTGTCTACCATCTCAATTCATTGCCTTATCAACACGGTTTGGTCTTAAAAGTTGAGCTGTCAGGTAATCGTTCGCTGGACGAATTACCAGAGATTCCTTCGCTTACTTCGGTATGGCGTACGGCAGACTGGCATGAGCGCGAAGCATTTGACCTGATGGGTATCTATTTTGAGGGACATCCGGACCTTAGAAGGATTCTGTTACCTGACGATTGGGAAGGTTATCCTTTACGGAAGGATTATGAAGAGGCAGAAACATATCATGGCATCCATATTAAATGATCGAAATGGCGAATCCAAAATATAAAGAGGCATTAGTGCGCTATGAAAAACACCTTACAGCGATATCCAGCCAGGAAATGGTCTTAAATATGGGGCCTCAGCATCCATCAACGCATGGGGTGCTCCGGCTTCAGCTGATTACCGACGGAGAGATTGTGAAAGAGGTTGTTCCACATTTGGGTTATCTGCACCGCTGTTTTGACAAGCATGCCGAATCGTTAAATTACGCAAAGACAATTCCTTTTACTGATCGCCTGGATTACCTCGCCTCGATGAATAATAGTCATGCTTTCGTGATGGGTGTCGAACGCATGCTTGGTCTTGATCGTAAAATACCTAAAAGGATAGAGTATATCCGTGTACTGGTCTGTGAACTCAACCGAATTGCGTCGCACCTGATTGCTATTGGAACATATGGTATTGATATCGGTGCAACAACGCCGTTTCTTTGGTGCTTCCGTGACCGTGAACACATTATGAATATGCTCGAGTGGGCTTCTGGCTCCAGGATGTTGTACAACTATATCTGGGTAGGCGGTTTGTTCTATGATTTGCCTGTCGGCTTTGAAGAGCGCTGTGCAGAATTTATTACCTACTTCAAACCTAAATTGGTCGAACTAGATGAAATATTGACTCAGAATCAAATCTTTATCTCCCGTACGGCTAAAATAGGTATACTTCCTGCTGACGTTGCGATAAATTATGGTGTATCGGGACCTATGCTTCGGGCTTCAGGAATAAAATGGGATTTGCGACGCATAGATGGCTATTCGGTTTACCCAGAAATTGATTTTGAGATACCTGTCGGAAAAGGTGAAATGGGCGCAATCGGCGATTGCTGGGACCGTTATAAAGTTAGGGTAGACGAAGTCAAGGAATCTGTTCGCATTGTTGAGCAATGTCTTGAACGATTACAGAAAGACTTTAAACGTACAGCTGAATTTGATCCGAGAGCGCTGGTTCCGAAAAAAGTAAATTTGAAAGCGCAGGATTATTACGTCCGTGCTGAAAATCCGAAAGGAGAATTGGGTTTTTACTTTGTCACAAAAGATAAATCAGATATTCCATTGCGTGTAAAGTCGCGGGGACCGAGTTTTAATAACCTATCGGTGATTTCGGAACTCGGAAAAGGCGTGCTGATAGCTGATTTGATTGCGATTCTGGGGTCTATTGATATTGTTCTGGGTGAGGTAGATCGCTAATCTGCGGTAGTATGCGTGTTTTATTAACGATTTAGCACATTTAAAAGGTGTATTGTATTGAAAATGTTGCATGAAAACGCAAATAAGTTTGTAAATGAGCGCAATTTTAATCATATTTGCAGTCTCATAATTTAAGTTTATAATTGGTTAATGAAAGCTCGTTACTCCCAAAGTAACGGGCTTTTCTTTTTATGGCGAGCAACCTACTAGATGTCGTTTATTTATGATGCCTGTGTGTTGGTTTGAGCTTGAAGGGTTTACTGCTTTTTCATCGGAGCAATGTTGATTATCCTGTATATTTCATCGAATTCCTGCACTAGAATTTAACGCAAATGATTACCTTTACTGGTCTTAAATATAAAAAAGTGACGGATAGTTTAGTTATCATTCCAACATATAATGAAAAGGAAAATATTGAAAAAATCATTCGCAAAGTTTTTTCCTTATCACATGCATTTGATATTTTAATTGTAGACGATGGTTCCCCGGATGGAACGGCGACCATCATCAAGAATTTACAGCTTAATGAATTTGACGGCCGTTTGTTTATTGAAGAGCGGATCGGGAAGCTGGGGTTGGGAACGGCATATATCCATGGATTTAAATGGGCGCTATCGCGCGAACATTACCACTATATTTTTGAAATGGATGCAGATTTTAGTCACAATCCGGAGGATCTGCTTCGCTTACGGCAGGCTTGTGTGGATGGTGCTGATATGAGTATAGGTTCGCGCTATATCAAGGGCGTGAATGTAGTCAATTGGCCGATGAGCCGGGTGCTGATGTCGTATTTCGCTTCGGTATATGTTCGTTTTATAACTGGGATAAATATCCAGGATGCTACCGCGGGGTTTGTGTGTTTTACTAGAGAAGTCCTCCGTACAATCCCACTCGAAAAGATTAAGTTTGTGGGTTATGCCTTTCAGATTGAAATGAAATTCACCGCCATAAAATATGGCTTTAAAGTGGTTGAAGTACCCATTATATTTACAGATCGGACCGAAGGTACATCAAAGATGAGCACCAGTATCTTTAAGGAAGCTTTTTTCGGAGTTATCCAATTAAAATTAGGTAGTATCGGGAAACGCTATAAGAGAAATTAAAAATATTGCCACCATGAATGAGAATTTAGATCCAAATGCAGAACGTCTCAGTAATACCGACCGTGATATTGAACGGGCATTGCGGCCTCAGGCTTTTGAAGATTTTACGGGACAGGCTAAAATTTTAGAAAACCTCAATATTTTTGTGAAAGCGGCCAGGCTGAGAGGCGAGGCGCTGGATCACGTTTTGCTGCATGGCCCTCCGGGCTTAGGAAAAACGACTTTGTCGCATATTATTGCGAATGAGATGGGGGTTGGTATCAAAATTACTTCAGGGCCTGTATTGGACAAACCGGGTGATCTAGCGGGGTTATTGACAAATCTGGAAGAGGGAGATGTCTTGTTTATCGATGAGATCCACCGCTTAAGTCCTTTGGTGGAGGAATATCTCTATTCGGCCATGGAAGATTTCAAAATTGACATCATGCTGGAGACAGGGCCAAACGCACGGTCTGTGCAGATTTCGCTGAATCCGTTTACTTTGATTGGTGCCACCACGCGCTCGGGTCTGTTGACAGCCCCCCTGCGCGCACGCTTTGGAATTAATTCACGTCTACAATATTATGATGCAAAACTGCTGACTACTATCGTGCTGCGCTCGGCTCATATCTTAAACACACCGATATCTGAGGAAGGGGCCTACGAGATTGCGCGGAGGAGCAGGGGGACACCCCGGATAGCCAATGCTTTACTGCGCCGTACACGGGATTTTGCGCAGATAAAGGGTAACGGAAGCATCGATAAAGAAATAGCAAAGTACGCTTTACATGCGCTTAATGTGGATGAGAATGGTTTAGACGAGATGGACAATAAAATCTTAACAACCATTATTGACAAATTCAAGGGTGGACCTGTCGGACTAAAAACTGTAGCGACAGCAGTTGGGGAGGATGAAGGTACGATTGAGGAAGTCTATGAACCCTTTCTGATTCAAGAAGGATACATTATGCGGACCTCGCGGGGTCGCGAATGTACAGAAGCTGCTTATAAGCACTTGGGCCGAGTCAATCATTCGAAAGGAAACACACTGTTTTAAGCACGAATGAAAAGTATATTTTAGTTTTTTTGCTGCATAATTTTATTGGTCCGGCTCATTAAAGCCGGACTAGGTTTTGTCCGTTGAAAATAGCTTATCTGCGCCTTTAACTCCTCCTGTATCCAAGGATGC encodes the following:
- the htpG gene encoding molecular chaperone HtpG — translated: MNPEKGSISIHTENIFPVIKKFLYSDNEIFLRELVSNAVDASQKIKRLASLGQYQGETGELIVDVKFDEAAKTITISDNGIGMTAEEIKKYINQIAFSGATEFMEKFKEANDANEIIGRFGLGFYSAFMVADTVEIESLSYQDGAEPAHWTCDGSTSYEISTGTRTTRGTDVILHINEESTEFLSQARLQSILDKYAKFLPVPIRFGTKTNSEPDGEDEEGKPKYKSVEVDNIINNTSPAWTKSPSELKDEDYLAFYRELYPYSMDEPLFWIHLNVDYPFNLTGILYFPKVKNELEIQRNKIKLYSRQVFITDEVKDIVPEFLMLLHGVIDSPDIPLNVSRSFLQADSNVKKINSYITKKVADKLNEIFKTDRKGFEEKWTDIGLFIKYGMLSDEKFAEKANDFCLVKNTKNESFTIKEYYEKVKDIQVDKDGNIIYLYTHDAAQQDGFIQTALNKGYDVLTLDGPLDTHFAAYLEEKGGEKVQLKRVDADVIDKLIQKDEKVELALSEEESKKALEVFEKAISRQDMKVEVDALNEGDLPVSVTIDEFMRRMKDMAKTGGGMNFYGSLPDNYKVTVNGNHPLIKRILSASDEEGSKLAKQAFDLALLSRGLLSGADLTSFVKRSVEMI
- a CDS encoding YqgE/AlgH family protein codes for the protein MFTELDPQKGSLLISEPFMLDPRFLRSVILLCEYHTEGSLGFVLNNQTHVRIGQLLESIPDCNFPIYVGGPVAQESLFFVHNRFDLLLSGEEVAPGIYFGGDEEKLIEAIQTDSIKADELKFFIGYSGWSAGQLEAEIKENSWAVQNKYHHQLIFEGNGELLWKDAIIGLGPKYAHVANFPQSPSLN
- the pdxH gene encoding pyridoxamine 5'-phosphate oxidase, encoding MSIQHKDIAAIRQDYVLGSLSESDVDRDPVHQFKKWFDAAIHSEVNEPNAMVLSTVSSHHLPSSRVVLLKDIVAEGLVFFTNYESRKGEEMKANPHAALLFFWPELQRQVRIEGVIDFVSGADSDEYFQSRPKGSRIGALASPQSHEIPNRSFLENKVEELERQYNGSDAVPRPSHWGGYLLKPIYFEFWQGRASRLHDRIVYKKVSDSWTITRIAP
- a CDS encoding NADH-quinone oxidoreductase subunit C, with the protein product MTFDEIKSTLVSRFGTQIIVNEDRNGLQPALFVDKEDIVAVCLFLRDTEGLYFDFLSNLTAVDYQTHFTVVYHLNSLPYQHGLVLKVELSGNRSLDELPEIPSLTSVWRTADWHEREAFDLMGIYFEGHPDLRRILLPDDWEGYPLRKDYEEAETYHGIHIK
- a CDS encoding NADH-quinone oxidoreductase subunit D → MANPKYKEALVRYEKHLTAISSQEMVLNMGPQHPSTHGVLRLQLITDGEIVKEVVPHLGYLHRCFDKHAESLNYAKTIPFTDRLDYLASMNNSHAFVMGVERMLGLDRKIPKRIEYIRVLVCELNRIASHLIAIGTYGIDIGATTPFLWCFRDREHIMNMLEWASGSRMLYNYIWVGGLFYDLPVGFEERCAEFITYFKPKLVELDEILTQNQIFISRTAKIGILPADVAINYGVSGPMLRASGIKWDLRRIDGYSVYPEIDFEIPVGKGEMGAIGDCWDRYKVRVDEVKESVRIVEQCLERLQKDFKRTAEFDPRALVPKKVNLKAQDYYVRAENPKGELGFYFVTKDKSDIPLRVKSRGPSFNNLSVISELGKGVLIADLIAILGSIDIVLGEVDR
- a CDS encoding polyprenol monophosphomannose synthase, with amino-acid sequence MTDSLVIIPTYNEKENIEKIIRKVFSLSHAFDILIVDDGSPDGTATIIKNLQLNEFDGRLFIEERIGKLGLGTAYIHGFKWALSREHYHYIFEMDADFSHNPEDLLRLRQACVDGADMSIGSRYIKGVNVVNWPMSRVLMSYFASVYVRFITGINIQDATAGFVCFTREVLRTIPLEKIKFVGYAFQIEMKFTAIKYGFKVVEVPIIFTDRTEGTSKMSTSIFKEAFFGVIQLKLGSIGKRYKRN
- the ruvB gene encoding Holliday junction branch migration DNA helicase RuvB, whose translation is MNENLDPNAERLSNTDRDIERALRPQAFEDFTGQAKILENLNIFVKAARLRGEALDHVLLHGPPGLGKTTLSHIIANEMGVGIKITSGPVLDKPGDLAGLLTNLEEGDVLFIDEIHRLSPLVEEYLYSAMEDFKIDIMLETGPNARSVQISLNPFTLIGATTRSGLLTAPLRARFGINSRLQYYDAKLLTTIVLRSAHILNTPISEEGAYEIARRSRGTPRIANALLRRTRDFAQIKGNGSIDKEIAKYALHALNVDENGLDEMDNKILTTIIDKFKGGPVGLKTVATAVGEDEGTIEEVYEPFLIQEGYIMRTSRGRECTEAAYKHLGRVNHSKGNTLF